In the genome of Actinomycetota bacterium, one region contains:
- a CDS encoding glutamine amidotransferase family protein yields MPHDLDRYYDFKPRNFREESPFKIHGGCGLMGICDESGAPMSGEAPILAMAVQRDRGNGLGGGFAGYGIYPDFPDHFCFHMMYHDLGAKEAAEVILDQHFLIEVAEPIPTRSVKGITGAPLLWRYFMTPHTHMLEEREVSEEDYVVSLVMLLNSQVDGAFVASSGKNMGAFKGVGYPEEIGHYFCLEKYEGHTWVGHNRFPTNTPGWWGGAHPFTLLDWSIVHNGEISSYGINRRYLEQFGYACSLGTDTEVVAYLFDLLLRRHRLPIELACKVLAPPLWSRIDRMPAEKAELMRSLRAVYGPGMLNGPFAIVLGFNGGMVALNDRIKLRPLVAARSGSKVMVASEESAIRTVLPKPDELWTPKAGEPVIARIKGVQSPLSPIEASRAVITAEMAYTAEEVMV; encoded by the coding sequence ATGCCACACGATCTCGATCGATACTATGACTTCAAGCCGAGAAACTTTCGTGAGGAGTCTCCATTCAAGATTCATGGCGGCTGCGGACTGATGGGTATCTGCGACGAGAGCGGCGCGCCGATGAGTGGAGAGGCGCCGATCCTCGCTATGGCCGTGCAGCGCGACCGCGGCAATGGACTCGGTGGCGGCTTTGCTGGTTACGGCATCTACCCCGACTTCCCTGACCACTTCTGCTTTCACATGATGTACCACGACCTTGGAGCCAAAGAGGCGGCCGAGGTGATCCTCGACCAACATTTCTTGATCGAGGTGGCCGAGCCGATACCCACCCGGTCCGTCAAAGGCATTACCGGCGCCCCGCTTCTGTGGCGTTACTTCATGACACCTCACACGCACATGCTCGAGGAGCGTGAGGTCTCGGAAGAGGATTACGTTGTGAGTCTGGTCATGCTTTTGAACTCTCAAGTGGACGGTGCGTTCGTGGCTTCCTCGGGTAAGAACATGGGCGCCTTCAAGGGCGTGGGCTATCCCGAGGAGATCGGCCACTACTTCTGCCTGGAGAAATACGAGGGCCACACATGGGTCGGGCACAACCGGTTCCCCACAAACACCCCAGGCTGGTGGGGCGGCGCTCATCCCTTCACACTGCTCGACTGGTCGATAGTGCATAACGGCGAGATCTCGAGCTATGGCATAAATCGCCGCTACCTGGAGCAGTTCGGCTACGCATGCTCGCTCGGCACGGATACCGAGGTTGTCGCGTACCTGTTTGACTTGCTTCTCCGCCGGCACAGGCTGCCCATCGAACTCGCCTGCAAGGTCCTCGCACCGCCACTGTGGTCCAGGATCGACCGCATGCCCGCTGAAAAGGCCGAGCTCATGCGTTCGCTTCGTGCGGTATACGGCCCGGGCATGCTCAACGGCCCCTTCGCTATCGTGCTCGGTTTCAACGGAGGAATGGTAGCGCTGAACGATCGTATCAAGCTTCGCCCGCTTGTGGCCGCACGCAGCGGCAGCAAGGTCATGGTGGCCTCCGAGGAGAGCGCCATTCGCACCGTACTTCCCAAACCCGACGAGTTGTGGACGCCCAAGGCCGGTGAGCCCGTCATCGCCCGGATCAAGGGAGTGCAGTCACCGTTGTCGCCGATTGAGGCTTCGCGCGCAGTGATAACTGCCGAGATGGCGTACACCGCCGAGGAGGTCATGGTCTGA
- a CDS encoding 4Fe-4S binding protein codes for MRQSFIQPEFRVKIDYDKCHKCGRCVQQCGWDVYDFSERPIPHDERCRACHRCVTFCPAHCITIEKNTLAFRDNDNWSTDALKAVWRQAETGGVLLTSMGNPRPYERIFDKLVLDACQVTNPSIDPLREPMELCTYLGRKPDSVEVVSDGNGGFMLADGAGMHHNIKLDTPIVFSPMSYGSVSLGVHRSLAMAAERCGILMNTGEGGLHEDLHPFQDNVIVQVASGRFGVSREYLQRAAAIEIKIGQGAKPGIGGHLPGEKIDREVSATRMIPQGSDAISPAPHHDIYSIEDLRQLIYALKEASGYKPVGVKIAAVHNVAAIASGIVRAGADYIYLDGFRGGTGAAPAVIRDHVGIPLEIAIAVVDQRLREEGIRNQASIVAAGSIRSSADAAKAIALGADVVAIGTATLLALGCHLCQSCHTGRCSWGITTQKPELTRRIDPEWGAERLTNLVNAWSHELQEILGALGVNAVESLRGSRERLRSIGLDESTGLILGVKPAGL; via the coding sequence ATGCGACAATCTTTCATCCAGCCTGAGTTCCGGGTCAAGATAGATTACGACAAGTGCCACAAGTGCGGCAGGTGCGTACAACAGTGCGGTTGGGATGTGTATGACTTCAGCGAGCGTCCCATTCCGCATGACGAGAGGTGTCGTGCCTGTCACCGCTGTGTGACATTTTGCCCGGCACACTGCATAACTATAGAGAAGAATACGCTCGCCTTTCGTGATAATGACAACTGGTCTACCGACGCGCTAAAAGCGGTTTGGAGGCAGGCCGAGACAGGCGGCGTTCTACTTACCTCCATGGGTAACCCGCGCCCCTACGAGCGTATCTTCGACAAGCTGGTGCTCGATGCGTGCCAGGTCACGAATCCTTCCATCGATCCGCTCCGCGAGCCAATGGAACTGTGTACCTACCTCGGACGCAAGCCAGATAGCGTCGAGGTTGTTTCGGACGGCAACGGCGGCTTTATGCTCGCCGATGGCGCCGGCATGCACCACAATATCAAGCTTGACACACCGATTGTCTTCTCGCCGATGAGCTATGGTTCGGTGTCGCTGGGCGTCCATCGCTCACTCGCGATGGCGGCTGAGCGGTGCGGCATCCTCATGAATACCGGCGAAGGAGGTCTGCACGAGGATCTTCACCCATTTCAGGACAACGTGATCGTGCAGGTGGCCTCGGGTCGCTTCGGCGTATCGCGCGAGTACCTGCAGCGCGCCGCCGCTATCGAGATCAAGATCGGTCAGGGCGCCAAGCCGGGCATCGGCGGACATTTGCCAGGCGAGAAGATCGACCGCGAGGTCTCGGCCACGCGTATGATCCCGCAGGGCAGCGACGCCATTTCGCCTGCGCCGCACCACGATATCTATTCAATCGAGGATCTGCGCCAGCTGATATACGCACTGAAGGAGGCGAGCGGCTACAAGCCGGTGGGCGTGAAGATCGCGGCTGTGCACAACGTGGCGGCTATAGCGAGCGGTATTGTGCGCGCTGGAGCCGACTACATCTACCTCGACGGCTTCCGCGGCGGCACGGGTGCGGCCCCCGCCGTCATTCGCGATCATGTCGGTATTCCGCTAGAGATCGCGATAGCCGTTGTGGACCAGCGCTTGCGCGAAGAAGGCATCCGCAACCAGGCCTCCATCGTGGCTGCGGGTTCCATCCGCTCGTCGGCAGACGCTGCCAAAGCAATTGCGCTTGGCGCGGACGTGGTCGCCATCGGAACTGCGACGCTTCTCGCGCTTGGCTGTCACCTGTGCCAGAGCTGTCATACCGGCAGGTGCTCGTGGGGCATCACTACGCAGAAGCCGGAACTCACGCGTCGCATCGATCCAGAGTGGGGTGCCGAGCGGTTGACGAATCTTGTGAATGCATGGAGCCACGAGCTTCAGGAGATCCTGGGTGCGCTCGGGGTGAATGCGGTGGAGAGTCTGCGCGGCAGCCGAGAGCGACTGCGTTCAATCGGACTCGACGAGTCAACAGGTCTCATTCTCGGCGTCAAGCCGGCCGGACTTTAG
- the grpE gene encoding nucleotide exchange factor GrpE translates to MISGKKRKDVDPELSDDLGPELEFRGDQLIADLEDARNEAAVNLETARRVQAEFENYRKRVSREQEAVVKRACERVVVNLLPVIDSLERAIDHVASSEAPESLEGMKMVLSQLLDVVTKEGVTQIDPYGQPFDPLSHQAVGQREDVAVPDGTVVEVYQRGYTMHGRVVRPASVVVSTGGPAREE, encoded by the coding sequence GTGATATCCGGCAAGAAGCGCAAAGATGTAGATCCGGAGCTATCCGACGATCTTGGGCCTGAGTTGGAGTTCAGGGGCGACCAGCTGATCGCCGATCTCGAGGATGCTCGCAACGAGGCGGCAGTTAACCTTGAGACCGCCAGGCGGGTCCAGGCGGAGTTCGAGAACTATCGGAAGCGGGTTTCCAGAGAGCAGGAGGCGGTAGTCAAGCGCGCCTGTGAAAGGGTTGTAGTCAACCTGCTTCCGGTGATTGACAGTCTTGAGCGGGCGATCGATCACGTAGCTTCTTCGGAGGCTCCGGAGTCCCTGGAAGGCATGAAGATGGTTCTCTCCCAGCTGCTTGACGTGGTGACCAAAGAGGGAGTAACCCAGATTGATCCGTACGGCCAGCCCTTCGACCCGCTATCGCATCAGGCTGTTGGGCAGCGGGAGGACGTAGCCGTTCCTGACGGCACAGTAGTCGAGGTTTACCAACGCGGCTATACGATGCACGGCAGAGTTGTCAGGCCTGCCTCGGTTGTCGTTTCGACCGGAGGTCCCGCACGCGAGGAGTGA
- a CDS encoding glutamine synthetase: MSKKMDKDYVLKSVEERGTRFVRFWFTDVLGFLKSFAVTDSELEGAFAEGMGFDGSSIDGFTRIEESDMVAFPDPSTFQMLPWRSNGEDGGTGRMFCEVMNPDGTPFEGDPRYALKRVLGRAADMGYTMYVGPELEFFYFADSKGTELLDNGGYFDLTPLDAASDLRRDTVLALEKLGIPVEYSHHEVAPSQHEIDLRYADALTMADNVMTYRLTVKEIAHANGVYATFMPKPIQGQNGSGMHVHQSLFNAEGNAFFDVNDPDGYNLSQVGKSYIAGLLKYAPEFCAVTNQFVNSYKRLVPGYEAPVYVTWARRNRSAMVRVPMYKPGKEVATRVELRSPDPSANPYLAFAVMLGAGLKGIEEGLSLMPEATNNIFHMTEEELEAAGIQTLPKDLGEAIALFEKSELMKEVLGEHIHSFFVANKKKEWSEYVTYVSPWEQDKYLAIL; the protein is encoded by the coding sequence ATGAGCAAGAAAATGGATAAGGACTACGTGCTGAAAAGTGTGGAGGAGCGGGGCACGCGCTTCGTGCGCTTTTGGTTCACTGACGTGCTGGGTTTTCTGAAGTCGTTTGCGGTGACCGACAGCGAGCTCGAAGGTGCATTTGCCGAGGGAATGGGCTTTGATGGATCCTCGATCGATGGGTTCACGAGGATCGAAGAGTCGGACATGGTTGCCTTCCCCGACCCTTCTACGTTCCAGATGCTACCGTGGCGCAGCAATGGCGAGGACGGCGGTACTGGCCGTATGTTCTGCGAGGTGATGAACCCTGATGGTACCCCGTTCGAGGGCGACCCCCGTTATGCGCTCAAGCGTGTGCTCGGAAGGGCTGCCGACATGGGTTACACCATGTACGTGGGACCGGAACTCGAGTTCTTCTACTTTGCTGATAGCAAGGGTACCGAACTCCTTGATAATGGCGGTTACTTCGACCTTACGCCGCTTGATGCGGCGAGTGACCTGCGCCGCGATACCGTGCTCGCGCTGGAAAAACTTGGCATCCCGGTAGAGTACTCTCACCACGAGGTGGCTCCGTCGCAGCATGAAATCGACCTGCGCTACGCTGACGCCCTTACCATGGCCGACAATGTGATGACCTACCGTCTCACTGTGAAGGAGATCGCGCACGCCAACGGCGTATACGCCACTTTTATGCCCAAGCCCATCCAGGGCCAGAACGGTTCGGGCATGCACGTACATCAATCGCTTTTCAACGCCGAAGGCAACGCTTTCTTCGACGTGAACGATCCCGATGGCTACAATCTCTCGCAGGTTGGTAAGTCCTACATCGCCGGTTTGCTGAAATATGCACCCGAGTTCTGCGCGGTAACGAACCAGTTCGTGAACTCATACAAGCGCCTGGTCCCTGGATACGAGGCCCCGGTATACGTGACCTGGGCGCGCCGTAACCGCTCGGCCATGGTCCGTGTGCCGATGTACAAGCCCGGCAAGGAGGTTGCGACCCGCGTCGAGCTGCGCAGCCCCGACCCTTCGGCCAACCCTTACCTTGCCTTTGCGGTCATGCTCGGCGCCGGTCTCAAAGGCATCGAGGAAGGATTGAGCCTCATGCCCGAGGCCACGAACAACATCTTCCACATGACTGAGGAAGAGCTGGAGGCTGCAGGCATTCAGACGCTGCCGAAGGACCTTGGCGAGGCGATTGCCCTGTTCGAAAAATCCGAACTGATGAAGGAAGTCCTTGGCGAGCACATCCACAGCTTCTTCGTTGCCAACAAGAAGAAGGAGTGGAGCGAGTATGTGACCTATGTATCACCATGGGAGCAGGACAAGTATCTGGCGATTCTGTAG
- a CDS encoding response regulator transcription factor has product MHVKRVVVISDDRHFSTWVESAIGALDVLISCCPASELGDRLLNAPGDLVIVDTGRSPNDAIDMAESAAAGGAEIRMLLVLDQEALECLRMPIRCLTDFVVRRALPIELAARVRMLLWPGEEVAVNEIIRIDGLTLNLATYQIHVHGEPVEFAYLEYALLSFLMTHPNRVYSREILLSRVWDTDYFGGARTVDIHIRRIRAKLGPELSSRLETVRSVGYLWRM; this is encoded by the coding sequence GTGCATGTGAAGCGTGTCGTAGTGATCTCTGACGATCGTCACTTTAGTACCTGGGTCGAGTCCGCCATCGGTGCCCTCGACGTACTTATCTCCTGCTGTCCGGCCTCTGAGCTCGGAGATCGCCTATTGAATGCTCCGGGCGATCTCGTAATCGTGGATACAGGCCGCTCGCCAAATGATGCGATCGATATGGCTGAGTCAGCAGCAGCCGGAGGCGCTGAGATCAGGATGCTGCTTGTGCTGGACCAAGAGGCCCTCGAATGCCTCCGTATGCCGATACGCTGTCTGACCGATTTCGTCGTTCGCCGAGCATTGCCCATTGAGTTGGCCGCGCGAGTACGCATGCTTCTGTGGCCCGGGGAAGAGGTGGCCGTCAACGAGATTATCCGGATAGATGGCCTCACCCTGAACCTCGCCACTTATCAGATCCACGTGCACGGCGAGCCGGTGGAGTTCGCATACCTCGAATACGCGCTCCTCTCTTTTCTCATGACTCATCCGAACCGTGTCTACAGCCGTGAGATACTGCTAAGCCGGGTATGGGACACGGATTATTTTGGTGGGGCCCGGACAGTTGATATCCACATCCGAAGGATACGGGCCAAACTGGGTCCGGAATTGTCGAGCCGCCTCGAAACCGTTCGCAGCGTGGGCTACCTCTGGCGGATGTAG
- the dnaK gene encoding molecular chaperone DnaK yields MGKILGIDLGTTNSAVAVLEGGEPTIIVNAEGDRTTPSVAAFRRDGERVVGKAAKNQAITNPENTITSIKRFIGRRFEETDSERKTVAYNVKKEKDGRAIVEIEGKNYTPEEISAMILQKLKADAEAYLGESVTEAVITVPAYFNDMQRQATKDAGKIAGLEVKRIINEPTAAALAYGLNKGDESQTILVFDLGGGTFDVSILELGDGVFEVKSTSGDNHLGGDDWDQRVIDWIADKFKADQGIDLRVDKMALQRLKDAAEKAKIELSTTQTTQINLPFVTADASGPKHLDYTLTRAEFQKVTSDLLDRCKKPVEAAIKDAGIKSSEIEHVILVGGSTRMPAVAEMVKSITGKDPHKGVNPDEVVAIGAAIQGGVLAGDVKDILLLDVTPLSLGVETLGGVMTKLIERNTTIPTRKSEIFTTAADNQTSVEIHVLQGEREMAAHNKTLGKFHLMNIPGAPRGVPQVEVAFDIDANGIVNVSAKDLGTQQEQKITITGSTALSDEEIDRMVQDAESHADEDRSSKEAAEARNTADTLIYQSEKSMKDLGDKVPTETRTEIEAAIEELKKDLEGEDTPSIQAAVEKLQTASYKLAEIIYADAQAQADSGDGQETKSDDDEVVEADYEVVDDEDKDKK; encoded by the coding sequence ATGGGCAAGATATTGGGAATAGATCTTGGCACTACCAACTCAGCGGTCGCGGTACTTGAAGGCGGCGAGCCTACAATCATCGTCAATGCCGAGGGCGACAGGACTACACCATCTGTGGCTGCTTTCCGCAGGGACGGCGAGCGCGTCGTGGGCAAGGCTGCGAAAAACCAGGCCATTACCAACCCGGAGAATACGATTACGTCGATAAAGCGATTTATCGGTCGCCGCTTCGAGGAGACTGATTCCGAGCGCAAGACTGTCGCTTATAACGTGAAGAAGGAGAAAGACGGCCGAGCAATAGTTGAGATCGAAGGGAAGAACTACACGCCTGAAGAGATCTCGGCGATGATCCTGCAAAAACTCAAGGCGGATGCCGAAGCGTATCTCGGCGAAAGTGTGACCGAAGCGGTTATTACCGTGCCCGCCTACTTCAATGACATGCAGCGTCAGGCCACCAAGGACGCCGGCAAGATCGCAGGGCTTGAGGTCAAACGCATCATCAATGAGCCGACCGCCGCCGCGCTCGCGTACGGCCTGAACAAGGGAGACGAGAGCCAGACGATCCTGGTTTTTGATCTCGGAGGCGGAACATTCGACGTCTCCATCCTTGAGCTGGGCGACGGAGTTTTTGAGGTCAAGTCCACCAGTGGCGATAACCACTTGGGTGGCGACGATTGGGACCAGCGAGTTATCGATTGGATCGCCGACAAGTTCAAGGCGGACCAGGGTATCGATCTGCGCGTTGACAAGATGGCGCTTCAGCGCCTCAAAGATGCTGCAGAGAAGGCGAAAATCGAGCTATCCACCACGCAGACCACGCAGATCAACCTGCCTTTCGTGACCGCCGATGCCTCAGGCCCCAAGCACCTTGATTACACCTTGACCCGCGCGGAGTTCCAGAAGGTCACGAGCGATTTGCTCGACAGGTGTAAAAAACCGGTCGAGGCGGCGATCAAGGACGCTGGGATCAAATCTTCAGAGATCGAGCACGTTATTTTGGTAGGTGGCTCCACCCGTATGCCAGCGGTGGCGGAGATGGTCAAGAGCATCACCGGAAAGGATCCTCACAAGGGCGTGAATCCGGATGAGGTCGTGGCCATAGGCGCCGCCATACAGGGAGGCGTTTTGGCAGGGGACGTGAAAGATATTCTCCTGCTCGATGTCACGCCGCTTTCTCTGGGTGTGGAGACCTTGGGCGGAGTGATGACGAAGCTCATAGAGCGCAACACCACCATCCCGACGCGGAAAAGCGAGATATTCACTACGGCGGCTGATAATCAGACTTCTGTGGAGATACACGTCTTGCAGGGCGAGCGCGAGATGGCGGCGCACAACAAGACGCTCGGCAAGTTCCACCTTATGAACATTCCGGGAGCGCCGCGCGGCGTACCCCAGGTCGAGGTTGCGTTCGACATCGATGCGAACGGGATTGTCAATGTGTCAGCCAAGGATCTTGGGACCCAACAGGAGCAGAAGATCACAATCACCGGCTCCACGGCGCTTTCCGACGAGGAGATCGACCGCATGGTCCAGGACGCGGAATCGCACGCCGATGAGGACAGAAGCAGCAAGGAAGCGGCTGAGGCGCGAAACACCGCAGACACCCTCATATACCAGAGCGAAAAGTCGATGAAAGACCTTGGGGACAAGGTGCCGACCGAGACTCGTACAGAGATCGAGGCTGCTATCGAGGAGTTGAAGAAGGACCTGGAGGGAGAGGATACTCCCAGTATTCAGGCAGCGGTCGAGAAGTTGCAGACAGCAAGCTACAAGTTGGCTGAAATTATCTATGCGGATGCCCAGGCGCAAGCCGACTCCGGAGACGGTCAGGAAACGAAGAGTGACGATGACGAAGTCGTAGAAGCCGATTACGAGGTAGTCGACGACGAAGACAAGGACAAGAAGTGA
- the dnaJ gene encoding molecular chaperone DnaJ produces the protein MTAGKNYYDTLGVKKSATADEIKKAFRRLARKHHPDAGGSEEKFKEINEAYEVLSDTQKRAQYDQYGQYFGGGAPPGGAAGWPPGGAGAGGFGGGWTTANVDIGDLFGDLFGAAGQQRGASARRGHDLTYEAKVEFGEAFNGTSIRLDVQRMEDCQTCGGSGAKPGTSRVTCPTCSGSGHVSQGGGMFAFQRTCPRCAGARTIIENPCSACRGKGAVKRVKPLTVNIPPGAVDGGKLRFKGKGDPGENGGPSGDLYVVTRVGAHPFYARDGADVIMDLPITVAEAALGTTVTIPTPDGKKAKLKIAAGTPDGTVLRLKGKGAPHLKGSGRGDLKVKVRIAIPTKLTSEQRKLFEELAELPAEDVRAHIG, from the coding sequence GTGACAGCCGGCAAGAATTACTACGACACACTCGGCGTCAAGAAGAGCGCCACTGCTGACGAGATCAAGAAGGCATTTCGTCGTCTGGCGAGGAAGCACCACCCTGATGCGGGTGGTTCCGAGGAGAAGTTCAAGGAGATCAACGAGGCATACGAGGTGCTCTCCGATACCCAAAAGCGCGCCCAATACGACCAGTATGGGCAGTACTTCGGCGGCGGTGCGCCGCCGGGCGGAGCTGCTGGATGGCCGCCTGGAGGCGCCGGCGCCGGTGGCTTCGGAGGAGGATGGACGACTGCCAATGTGGATATCGGCGATCTTTTCGGCGATCTCTTTGGTGCGGCAGGCCAGCAACGAGGCGCTTCGGCCAGGCGCGGGCACGATCTTACGTACGAGGCGAAAGTCGAGTTCGGCGAGGCCTTCAACGGCACCTCGATCAGATTAGACGTGCAGCGCATGGAGGATTGCCAGACGTGCGGCGGCAGTGGCGCGAAGCCCGGCACGTCGCGAGTTACCTGTCCTACCTGCTCGGGGAGTGGACATGTGAGTCAGGGAGGCGGGATGTTCGCGTTCCAGCGAACGTGCCCAAGGTGTGCGGGGGCGCGCACGATAATCGAGAATCCGTGCTCTGCCTGCCGAGGGAAAGGCGCGGTAAAGCGAGTCAAACCGTTGACCGTAAATATTCCGCCGGGCGCAGTCGACGGCGGGAAGCTACGCTTTAAAGGCAAGGGAGATCCCGGTGAAAACGGGGGGCCCTCGGGTGATCTATATGTTGTGACACGCGTGGGGGCACATCCGTTTTACGCACGCGACGGAGCCGATGTCATCATGGATCTGCCAATTACTGTCGCGGAGGCGGCGCTCGGCACAACGGTCACGATACCTACCCCTGACGGGAAGAAAGCCAAACTCAAGATCGCGGCCGGCACTCCTGACGGCACGGTGCTTCGGCTGAAAGGCAAGGGTGCGCCGCACCTCAAAGGTTCGGGGCGCGGAGACTTGAAAGTCAAGGTTCGGATCGCGATACCGACGAAACTTACCTCCGAGCAGCGCAAGTTGTTCGAGGAGTTGGCCGAGCTGCCTGCCGAGGATGTAAGAGCGCATATCGGATGA
- a CDS encoding helix-turn-helix transcriptional regulator, giving the protein MKDRRSGGKSQPLYMISVAALLAGMHPQTLRIYERKELICPQRSPGNTRLYSEADIERLRLIQQMTSEGINLAGVTRILQLTAEVERLTEETEALKARIAGKGREFAETNKRSGREYRTAMVVVRSGGLAKRRGTGAWGD; this is encoded by the coding sequence ATGAAAGACAGGAGATCGGGAGGCAAGAGCCAGCCACTTTACATGATCAGCGTTGCCGCGCTTCTCGCTGGCATGCATCCGCAGACACTGAGGATCTACGAGAGAAAAGAGCTCATCTGCCCGCAAAGATCACCCGGGAACACGCGCCTTTACTCGGAGGCGGATATTGAGCGTCTTCGGCTTATACAACAGATGACCTCCGAGGGAATAAATCTTGCGGGAGTCACTCGGATCCTGCAGCTTACAGCCGAGGTTGAGCGCCTGACGGAGGAAACCGAGGCCCTGAAAGCGCGCATCGCCGGCAAGGGCCGTGAGTTCGCCGAGACGAACAAGCGGTCTGGGCGCGAGTACAGGACGGCGATGGTGGTGGTGAGAAGCGGCGGTCTGGCGAAGCGAAGGGGTACAGGAGCGTGGGGCGACTGA